In Nonomuraea sp. NBC_00507, the following are encoded in one genomic region:
- a CDS encoding NAD(+)/NADH kinase — MKSSTSRPHRTLGLVVHPDRPVRDSVQVITRFARRIGATVIARRSDAERVGPEVDTVPAEEFADRVDGVISLGGDGTMLGAMRLVVGRQVPVLGVNHGHLGFLIEVTPSELEPALERLTEGRFTLEPHSCLDAGDFTAFNDIVVASAEPLSSLTLDLEVNGLRHGYYRGDAVIVCTPTGSTAYNYAAGGPVISPSTPAVALTPVAPMSGISRSVILGKDDHIVLRNPSDNVPLIFSVDGTPADPLQPGADLSIRLRTDAVDIVRFDVGAHLQRNRVKLSLLDLPLRPDQLVELIPQPLREQAERLRQARTD; from the coding sequence GTGAAGAGCTCGACCAGCCGGCCGCACCGCACTCTGGGGCTGGTGGTGCACCCGGACCGGCCGGTCCGGGACTCCGTACAGGTGATCACCCGGTTCGCACGGCGTATCGGGGCCACCGTCATCGCCCGCCGGAGCGACGCCGAGCGGGTGGGGCCGGAGGTCGACACCGTGCCGGCCGAGGAGTTCGCCGACCGGGTGGACGGCGTGATCAGCCTCGGCGGCGACGGCACCATGCTGGGCGCGATGCGCCTGGTGGTCGGCCGCCAGGTGCCGGTGCTCGGCGTCAACCACGGCCACCTGGGCTTCCTCATCGAGGTCACTCCGTCGGAGCTGGAGCCGGCCCTCGAGCGCCTGACCGAGGGCCGCTTCACGCTCGAGCCGCACAGCTGCCTGGATGCGGGCGACTTCACCGCGTTCAACGACATCGTGGTCGCCTCGGCCGAGCCGCTGTCGAGCCTGACGCTCGACCTCGAGGTCAACGGGCTGCGGCACGGCTACTACCGGGGGGACGCGGTGATCGTCTGCACGCCGACGGGCTCAACGGCTTACAACTACGCCGCGGGCGGCCCCGTCATCTCGCCGTCCACCCCGGCCGTCGCCCTCACCCCCGTGGCACCGATGTCCGGCATCAGCCGCTCCGTCATCCTGGGCAAGGACGACCACATCGTCCTGCGCAACCCGTCCGACAACGTGCCGCTGATCTTCTCCGTGGACGGCACCCCCGCCGACCCGCTGCAGCCGGGGGCCGACCTGTCGATAAGGCTGCGCACCGATGCCGTGGACATCGTCCGATTCGACGTCGGCGCCCACCTGCAGCGCAACCGGGTCAAGCTCAGCCTGCTGGATCTGCCGCTCAGACCGGACCAGCTCGTGGAGCTGATCCCCCAGCCGCTGCGCGAACAGGCCGAGCGCCTCCGTCAGGCACGCACGGACTAG
- a CDS encoding PDC sensor domain-containing protein produces the protein MSDRHVGQVAERVHTIVADIFSSLDRMLASVAACYRASGSFACADLAAVRPEIFACLSRTHEVVAGAGVIVAPGVLADRRRWLEWWQAPPEQDPIFLDVDLDPESLDFYDYTAAEWFAVPERTRRRHIVGPYVDYGGTDTYMLTFTAPAEVDGRFLGVVGADVRAARFEALLLGVLAASPTQITLVNAEGRVVATNSPRLPAGSLLLDPGSDRLPLPELPWSIVTSARDRAISPL, from the coding sequence ATGAGCGATCGGCACGTCGGTCAGGTGGCGGAGCGGGTCCACACGATCGTCGCGGACATCTTCAGCTCGCTGGATCGCATGCTGGCGAGCGTCGCGGCCTGCTATCGCGCCTCCGGCTCGTTCGCCTGCGCCGACCTGGCCGCGGTCCGGCCGGAGATCTTCGCCTGCCTGAGCAGGACGCACGAGGTGGTGGCGGGGGCGGGCGTCATCGTCGCACCCGGCGTGCTGGCCGACCGCCGGCGGTGGCTGGAGTGGTGGCAGGCGCCGCCCGAACAGGATCCGATCTTCCTCGACGTGGACCTCGACCCGGAGAGCCTCGACTTCTACGACTACACGGCCGCCGAATGGTTCGCCGTGCCCGAGCGCACCCGCCGCCGCCACATCGTCGGCCCGTACGTCGACTACGGCGGCACCGACACCTACATGCTGACGTTCACCGCGCCCGCCGAGGTGGACGGCCGCTTCCTCGGCGTGGTGGGCGCCGACGTGCGGGCGGCCAGGTTCGAGGCATTGCTGCTCGGCGTGCTGGCCGCCAGCCCCACGCAGATCACGCTGGTCAACGCCGAGGGTAGGGTGGTGGCGACCAACTCACCGCGGTTGCCCGCCGGCTCCCTGCTCCTGGATCCGGGGTCGGACCGGCTCCCGCTGCCCGAGTTGCCCTGGAGCATCGTCACATCCGCCAGGGACCGGGCGATCAGCCCCCTGTAG
- a CDS encoding FadR/GntR family transcriptional regulator codes for MNQRAGALPTAAVFAPVDDGSGRVEVVVRRLAEAIALGLIADGDQLPAELELANALNVSTVTLRAALAALRERGLVETRRGRGGGTFVLAPADPSTARLRRRLRELSTSELREIGDYRSAIAGTAARLAALRASADNVTRLRQVLARLDAATSVGERRRADGRFHIEVAAAAQSVRLTRAEIDIQAEVGELLWLPYGEAVDPQDVVLSHTQVIDAIEARDPARARSLTEEHIDKGIERLMEFHWRLVASE; via the coding sequence ATGAATCAGCGCGCGGGGGCGCTCCCCACGGCGGCGGTCTTCGCCCCGGTCGATGACGGCTCCGGCCGGGTGGAGGTCGTGGTGCGCCGGCTGGCGGAGGCGATCGCGCTCGGCCTGATCGCCGACGGCGACCAGCTCCCCGCCGAGCTGGAGCTGGCCAACGCGCTCAACGTCTCCACCGTGACGCTGCGCGCGGCTCTGGCCGCCCTGCGCGAGCGCGGGCTGGTCGAGACCCGCAGAGGGCGCGGCGGCGGCACGTTCGTGCTCGCGCCCGCCGACCCGTCCACCGCCCGCCTACGGCGCCGCCTGCGCGAGCTCAGCACCTCGGAGCTGCGCGAGATCGGCGACTACCGCTCCGCGATCGCGGGCACCGCCGCCCGGCTGGCCGCCCTGCGGGCCTCCGCCGACAACGTCACGCGCCTGCGCCAGGTCCTCGCCCGCCTCGACGCGGCCACCTCCGTGGGCGAGCGCCGCCGCGCCGACGGCCGCTTCCACATCGAGGTCGCCGCCGCCGCCCAATCCGTGCGGCTGACGCGCGCCGAGATCGACATCCAGGCCGAGGTGGGCGAGCTGCTCTGGCTCCCGTACGGGGAGGCCGTCGACCCGCAGGACGTCGTGCTCAGTCACACCCAGGTGATCGACGCCATCGAGGCCCGCGATCCGGCCCGAGCCAGGTCGCTCACCGAGGAACACATCGACAAGGGGATAGAGCGTCTGATGGAGTTTCATTGGCGGCTCGTCGCATCCGAGTGA
- a CDS encoding ribonuclease domain-containing protein, giving the protein MHTPRRSQPSWAVRLTVILTAITSLIGLVGITPANAAVYSSCTISRCADARTAKSIWASKGYPTTRNWYSWPDGRYNFAGGRFYNREGQLPSGATYYEYDVYSRSMGAARDVYRIVVNRSTGVAWFSPNHYTDFYRL; this is encoded by the coding sequence GTGCACACACCGCGACGCTCCCAACCGTCCTGGGCGGTAAGGCTTACCGTCATCCTCACCGCCATCACGTCCCTCATCGGCCTGGTCGGCATCACCCCCGCCAACGCCGCGGTCTACAGCTCCTGCACCATCTCGCGGTGCGCCGACGCGCGCACGGCCAAATCGATCTGGGCTTCCAAGGGTTACCCCACCACCAGAAACTGGTATTCGTGGCCGGACGGCAGGTACAACTTCGCCGGCGGACGCTTCTACAACCGCGAGGGCCAGCTCCCCAGCGGCGCCACCTACTATGAGTACGACGTGTACTCCCGGTCGATGGGTGCCGCGCGTGACGTCTACCGGATCGTCGTCAACCGCAGCACCGGCGTGGCGTGGTTCTCGCCCAACCACTACACCGACTTCTACCGGCTCTAG
- a CDS encoding barstar family protein: MASTARPLPHWLTVSTGPAPAVVDGRACRTRAAFFEEVARALRFPDYFGRNWDALTDCLRDAGAVALIVEHAEDLLSAEPPEQFDTLLAVLSDAAGDGLTVTLCTDPAHETPLRQRAAAALT; the protein is encoded by the coding sequence ATGGCCTCCACCGCACGTCCGCTGCCGCACTGGCTGACGGTGTCCACCGGCCCAGCACCGGCAGTGGTGGATGGGCGGGCCTGCCGGACCCGCGCCGCCTTCTTCGAGGAGGTGGCGCGGGCTCTGCGCTTCCCTGACTACTTCGGCCGCAATTGGGACGCGCTCACCGACTGCCTGCGCGATGCGGGCGCCGTCGCCCTGATCGTGGAGCACGCCGAGGACCTGCTCAGCGCCGAACCTCCCGAGCAGTTCGACACCTTGCTGGCCGTCCTTTCTGACGCCGCCGGGGACGGGCTGACCGTGACTCTGTGCACCGACCCCGCCCATGAGACTCCGCTCCGGCAACGGGCCGCCGCCGCACTGACGTGA
- a CDS encoding MarR family winged helix-turn-helix transcriptional regulator yields MSDVPQWLDPAEQHAWRAFVRLHQKLSAKLSRDLQAHSKLSGADFEILVALTDIPEGRQRFQELAKTVEWEQSRLSHQIARMCKRGLVAREECPEDARGAFVVITPAGRTVIEAAAPQHVAMVRRLVIDALSPDELAALGRISHRILEQLDTVSP; encoded by the coding sequence ATGAGCGATGTACCCCAGTGGCTGGACCCGGCCGAGCAGCACGCCTGGCGTGCCTTCGTCCGCCTGCACCAGAAGCTCAGCGCCAAGCTGAGCCGGGACTTGCAGGCGCACTCCAAGTTGTCCGGCGCCGACTTCGAGATCCTGGTGGCGCTCACCGACATTCCGGAGGGCCGGCAGCGATTCCAGGAGCTGGCCAAGACGGTGGAATGGGAGCAAAGCCGGCTGTCCCACCAGATCGCGAGAATGTGCAAACGCGGCCTGGTGGCCCGGGAGGAATGCCCAGAGGACGCCCGCGGCGCCTTCGTCGTCATCACGCCCGCCGGCCGCACAGTCATCGAAGCCGCCGCCCCCCAGCATGTGGCCATGGTCCGCCGCCTGGTCATCGACGCCCTCAGCCCAGACGAGCTCGCCGCCCTCGGGCGGATCTCCCACCGCATCCTCGAACAACTCGACACCGTGTCACCGTGA
- a CDS encoding family 43 glycosylhydrolase translates to MKRRTAPLLGPGCRLGNTAIAVVATVLMVCQSLVAAAPATAATIDTNASYVLVNRHSGKAMDVYNRATSDGAPIVQWARNDGAWQQWQFVDSGGGYYRLRSRHSGKVLDVSNRSTADGANVVQWSDLNGTNQQFRVVDTDNGFVKLINRNSGKALEVWEWSTTDGGRLSQYTDLNGANQQWQLLKLGDSTTPPPGYPNPGYVTGDVNVHDPEVTKTPGGTYLLAHTGDGIPLKTSADRTAWRNAGSAFPGGVPWAHPYTDGGNTLWAPDITHVNGRYSMYYSASTFGSNHSAIFLATSSTGASGSWTNQGLVIESRTSDDFNAIDPNLVIDDQGRWWLNFGSFWSGIKMVQLDPATGKRIDSTIRSIAGRGGGAIEAPSIFRHGGYYYLLVSFDLCCRGASSTYRIMVGRSTSITGTYVDRNGTAMTSGGGTQILAGHGSIHGPGHQAVLPDNDGDVLFYHWYADDGSSRLGINRIGWDAAGWPFVY, encoded by the coding sequence ATGAAGAGACGCACCGCCCCTCTCTTAGGACCCGGCTGCCGCCTCGGAAACACTGCCATCGCGGTCGTCGCAACGGTGCTCATGGTGTGCCAGTCGCTCGTGGCCGCAGCCCCGGCGACCGCCGCGACCATCGATACCAACGCCTCCTATGTGCTGGTCAACCGGCACAGCGGCAAGGCCATGGACGTCTATAACCGCGCCACCTCCGACGGCGCCCCCATCGTCCAGTGGGCCCGCAACGACGGCGCCTGGCAGCAGTGGCAGTTCGTCGACTCCGGCGGCGGCTACTACCGCCTGCGCTCGCGCCACAGCGGCAAGGTCCTCGACGTCTCCAACCGCTCTACGGCCGATGGCGCGAACGTCGTCCAGTGGAGCGACCTCAATGGCACCAACCAGCAGTTCCGCGTCGTCGACACCGACAATGGGTTCGTCAAGCTGATCAATCGCAACAGCGGCAAGGCGCTGGAGGTGTGGGAGTGGTCCACCACCGACGGCGGCCGCCTGTCGCAGTACACCGACCTCAACGGCGCCAACCAGCAGTGGCAGCTCCTCAAGCTAGGCGATTCCACCACGCCGCCGCCTGGCTACCCCAATCCCGGGTACGTCACCGGCGACGTCAATGTCCACGACCCCGAGGTGACCAAGACCCCGGGCGGCACGTACCTGCTGGCTCACACCGGTGACGGCATCCCGCTGAAGACCTCGGCCGACCGGACGGCCTGGCGGAATGCCGGATCGGCGTTCCCGGGCGGCGTCCCGTGGGCCCATCCGTACACGGATGGAGGCAACACGCTGTGGGCGCCGGACATCACCCATGTCAACGGCCGCTACTCCATGTACTACTCGGCCTCCACGTTCGGTTCCAACCACTCGGCGATCTTCCTGGCCACCAGCTCGACCGGCGCGTCCGGATCGTGGACCAACCAGGGCCTGGTGATCGAATCGCGCACCTCGGACGACTTCAACGCGATCGACCCCAACCTGGTCATCGACGATCAAGGCCGCTGGTGGCTGAACTTCGGCTCCTTCTGGTCCGGCATCAAAATGGTCCAGCTCGACCCCGCCACCGGCAAGCGCATCGACTCCACCATCCGCAGCATCGCCGGCCGGGGCGGCGGCGCGATCGAGGCGCCCTCCATCTTCCGCCATGGCGGCTACTACTACCTGCTGGTCTCCTTCGACCTGTGCTGCCGCGGCGCCTCCAGCACCTATCGCATCATGGTCGGCCGTTCCACGTCGATCACCGGCACGTACGTCGACCGCAACGGGACGGCGATGACCTCCGGCGGCGGCACGCAAATCCTGGCCGGGCATGGAAGCATCCACGGCCCTGGCCACCAGGCCGTCCTGCCCGACAACGACGGAGACGTGCTCTTCTATCACTGGTACGCCGACGACGGTTCCTCCCGGCTCGGCATCAATAGGATCGGCTGGGACGCCGCGGGCTGGCCTTTCGTCTACTGA